A stretch of the Bradyrhizobium arachidis genome encodes the following:
- a CDS encoding response regulator has product MSAAPIKVLIIDDEPPIRKLLRMGLSTQGYDILEASNGKIALEKLAEGPALIILDLGLPDIGGHELLQTIRARNESVPIVVLSSRGDEAGKVQALDLGADDYLTKPFGMDELLARMRAALRHQLQVKGERPVFRSGDLSVDLVRRIVKVGEKDIKLSPKEYDLLRVLVQHAGKVLTHRFLLKELWDELTDAQYLRVYVRQLRQKIEADPERPQYVLTETGIGYRLKAGD; this is encoded by the coding sequence ATGAGCGCTGCCCCGATCAAGGTCTTGATCATCGACGACGAGCCGCCGATCCGCAAATTGCTGCGGATGGGACTGTCGACGCAGGGTTACGACATACTGGAAGCCTCGAATGGAAAAATCGCGCTGGAGAAGCTTGCCGAGGGGCCTGCGCTGATCATCCTCGATCTCGGGCTTCCAGACATCGGCGGTCACGAGCTGTTGCAGACGATCCGCGCCCGGAACGAGAGCGTGCCGATCGTGGTGCTGTCGAGCCGCGGCGACGAGGCCGGCAAGGTACAGGCGCTCGATCTCGGCGCCGACGACTATCTGACCAAGCCATTTGGCATGGACGAGTTGTTGGCCCGCATGCGCGCCGCGCTGCGGCACCAGTTGCAGGTCAAGGGCGAGCGGCCGGTGTTCCGCTCCGGCGATCTCTCGGTCGATCTGGTCCGCCGCATCGTCAAGGTCGGCGAGAAAGACATCAAATTGTCGCCCAAGGAGTACGACCTGTTGCGCGTGCTGGTGCAGCACGCCGGCAAGGTGCTCACGCATCGTTTTCTCCTGAAGGAGCTGTGGGACGAACTGACCGATGCGCAATATCTGCGCGTCTATGTGCGCCAGCTCAGGCAGAAGATCGAAGCCGACCCAGAGCGCCCGCAATATGTGCTGACGGAAACGGGGATCGGGTACCGGTTGAAGGCGGGGGATTGA
- a CDS encoding sensor histidine kinase KdpD: protein MVQQRRDPEQRPSPEALLEAAHREESARGKLKIFVGAAPGVGKTYEMLQSAHARRKAGIDVVVGYIETHGRAETEALLQGLELIPRKHLDYRGQVLEEMDLDAVIARRPQIALVDELAHTNASGSRHPKRHLDVEELLSHGIDVYTAVNIQHIESLNDVVAQITHVRVRETVPDSVFDRADAIELIDLTPDDLIQRLKEGKVYVPRQAERALEHYFSPGNLTALRELALRRTAERVDEQLLTHMQANAIAGPWAAGERILVCVSEDPRAAGLVRYTKRLADRLHAPFTAISIETRRALQLSDAERDRLADTLRLAESLGGEALTIPAVGRRIADDVVNFAQGNNVTQIVIGKSSRSRWFEMTRGSVVHDLVRRSGNITVHVIAGDELPGEVAPKTAVQTAARVEPFDPLPYLKSLGVVLVSLGAARLLQPYFGIENVDLVLLTAVVAVAVRYGLWPSLLATVAASLSYNFFFLPPVYTFTITDPTNVAAFVLFMVVALLVSNVAARVRIQADTAIGRIRMTEQLYAFSRKLAGTATLDDVLWATAYQIALMLKVRVVLLLPEDGVLTVKSGYPPEDDLDQADLAAANWAWSNDRSAGRGSDTLPGAKRLFLPMRTGRGPIGVIGIDNDRTGPLLTPDQRRLLDALVDQGALAIERVLLVEDMDRVKRTVESERLRSALLTSISHDLKTPVASVLGAASTMRDLAGALSDTEKRDLLATVIDESERLNRFIANLLDMTKLESGAIVPKTALHDLGEIVGSALRRASKILTGHKVTLELAADLPMLELDAVLFEQVLFNLLDNAAKYSPADTTISIRSQRDRDHVVLTIADEGDGIPPGELESVFDKFYRVQKGDHVRPGTGLGLAISRGFVEAMRGTISAANRRDRSGAVLAIRLPVPAQTHALDTAA, encoded by the coding sequence ATGGTTCAACAGCGCCGCGATCCCGAACAACGTCCCTCGCCGGAGGCGCTGCTGGAGGCCGCGCACCGCGAGGAGAGCGCGCGCGGCAAGCTCAAGATCTTCGTCGGTGCCGCCCCGGGCGTCGGCAAGACCTATGAAATGCTGCAAAGCGCCCATGCCAGGCGCAAGGCCGGCATCGACGTCGTGGTCGGCTACATCGAGACCCATGGCCGCGCCGAGACCGAGGCGCTGCTGCAGGGGCTCGAACTGATCCCGCGCAAGCACCTCGACTATCGCGGCCAGGTGCTGGAGGAGATGGACCTCGACGCGGTGATTGCGCGCCGCCCGCAAATCGCGCTGGTCGACGAGCTCGCCCATACCAACGCCTCCGGCAGCCGCCATCCAAAACGCCATCTCGACGTCGAGGAGTTGCTGTCGCACGGCATCGACGTCTACACCGCCGTCAATATCCAGCACATCGAGAGCCTCAACGACGTCGTCGCCCAGATCACCCATGTGCGGGTGCGCGAGACGGTACCTGACTCGGTGTTCGACCGCGCCGATGCGATCGAGCTGATCGATCTCACGCCCGACGATCTGATCCAGCGGCTGAAGGAGGGTAAGGTCTATGTGCCCCGGCAGGCCGAGCGCGCGCTGGAGCACTATTTTTCGCCCGGCAACCTCACGGCGCTGCGCGAGCTGGCGCTGCGGCGCACCGCCGAGCGGGTCGACGAGCAACTGCTCACCCACATGCAGGCCAATGCGATCGCCGGCCCCTGGGCCGCAGGTGAACGTATCCTCGTCTGCGTCAGCGAGGACCCGCGTGCGGCGGGGCTCGTGCGCTACACCAAGCGGCTTGCCGACCGCCTGCATGCGCCGTTCACGGCGATCTCGATCGAGACGCGGCGCGCGCTGCAGCTCTCCGACGCGGAGCGCGACCGGCTCGCCGACACGCTGCGGCTTGCCGAATCGCTGGGCGGAGAGGCGCTGACGATTCCCGCCGTCGGCCGCCGCATCGCCGATGACGTCGTCAATTTCGCTCAGGGCAACAACGTCACCCAGATCGTGATCGGCAAGTCGAGCCGCTCGCGCTGGTTCGAGATGACGCGCGGCTCGGTGGTGCACGATCTCGTGCGCCGCTCCGGCAACATCACCGTGCACGTGATCGCCGGGGACGAGCTGCCCGGTGAGGTGGCACCGAAGACCGCCGTGCAGACAGCCGCGCGCGTCGAGCCGTTCGATCCGCTGCCCTATCTGAAGTCGCTTGGCGTCGTGCTGGTCAGCCTTGGCGCGGCCAGATTGCTCCAGCCCTATTTCGGCATCGAGAACGTCGATCTCGTGCTGCTGACCGCGGTGGTCGCGGTCGCCGTGCGCTACGGCCTCTGGCCATCGCTGCTCGCGACCGTCGCGGCCTCGCTCTCCTACAACTTCTTTTTCCTGCCGCCGGTCTACACCTTCACCATCACCGATCCGACCAACGTCGCAGCCTTCGTGCTGTTCATGGTCGTCGCGCTGCTGGTCTCCAACGTCGCCGCGCGCGTGCGCATCCAGGCCGACACCGCGATCGGCCGGATCAGGATGACCGAGCAGCTCTATGCCTTCAGCCGCAAGCTCGCGGGCACCGCGACGCTCGACGACGTCTTGTGGGCGACCGCCTACCAGATCGCGCTGATGCTGAAGGTGCGGGTGGTGCTGCTGTTGCCCGAGGACGGCGTGTTGACCGTGAAGTCGGGCTATCCGCCCGAGGACGATCTCGACCAGGCGGATCTCGCTGCCGCCAACTGGGCCTGGAGCAACGATCGCTCCGCAGGCCGCGGCTCGGACACGCTGCCCGGCGCAAAACGCCTGTTCTTGCCGATGCGCACCGGGCGCGGGCCGATCGGCGTCATCGGCATCGACAACGACCGCACCGGTCCCTTGCTGACGCCTGACCAGCGCCGGTTGCTCGACGCGCTGGTCGACCAGGGCGCGCTGGCGATCGAGCGCGTGCTGCTCGTCGAAGACATGGACCGCGTCAAGCGCACGGTGGAATCCGAACGGCTGCGCTCGGCGCTCCTGACCTCGATCTCGCACGATCTGAAGACGCCGGTCGCCTCCGTGCTGGGCGCGGCCTCGACCATGCGCGATCTTGCCGGGGCACTATCCGACACCGAGAAGCGCGATCTGCTCGCCACCGTGATCGACGAGTCCGAGCGGCTCAACCGTTTCATCGCCAATCTGCTCGACATGACCAAGCTGGAGTCGGGCGCCATCGTGCCCAAGACGGCGCTGCACGACCTCGGCGAGATCGTCGGCAGCGCGCTCCGGCGCGCGAGCAAGATCCTCACCGGCCACAAGGTCACCCTCGAACTCGCCGCCGATCTGCCGATGCTCGAGCTCGACGCCGTGCTGTTCGAGCAGGTGCTGTTCAATTTGCTGGATAACGCCGCAAAATATTCGCCTGCCGACACCACGATCTCGATCCGCAGCCAGCGCGACAGGGACCACGTCGTCCTGACGATCGCGGACGAGGGCGACGGCATTCCGCCCGGCGAGCTCGAAAGCGTGTTCGACAAATTCTATCGCGTGCAGAAGGGCGACCACGTGCGCCCGGGCACGGGGCTCGGCCTGGCCATCTCCCGCGGCTTCGTCGAGGCGATGCGCGGCACCATCTCGGCCGCCAACAGAAGGGACCGGAGCGGCGCAGTGCTGGCGATCCGCCTGCCGGTCCCGGCACAGACCCACGCATTGGATACCGCCGCATGA
- a CDS encoding K(+)-transporting ATPase subunit C: MLREIRPAIVLLLALTAITGLAYPLAMTGIAGVLFPVQAQGSLIEKDGKVIGSALIGQEFKDDKYFHGRPSATVAPDPADSTKTVSAPYNAANSGGSNLGPTSKALADRLKDDVDKVRAENPNAVVPVDLVTTTGSGLDPHISPEAAQFQVPRVAKTRGMSEEAVRQLVGANTEGRLLGLIGEPRVNVLALNLALDRVVK, translated from the coding sequence ATGCTCAGAGAAATCCGCCCCGCCATCGTCCTGCTGCTCGCGCTGACCGCGATCACGGGCCTTGCCTATCCGCTCGCCATGACCGGCATCGCCGGTGTGCTCTTCCCGGTGCAGGCGCAAGGCAGCCTGATCGAAAAGGACGGCAAGGTCATCGGCTCAGCCCTGATCGGACAGGAGTTCAAGGACGACAAATACTTTCACGGCCGCCCCTCGGCGACGGTCGCGCCGGACCCCGCCGATTCGACCAAGACGGTGTCCGCGCCCTACAACGCCGCCAATTCGGGCGGCTCCAATCTTGGCCCGACCAGCAAGGCGCTGGCCGACCGTCTCAAGGACGATGTGGACAAGGTGAGGGCGGAAAACCCGAACGCTGTGGTGCCCGTCGACCTCGTCACCACGACCGGCAGCGGCCTCGATCCGCACATTTCGCCGGAGGCCGCGCAATTCCAGGTGCCGCGGGTTGCGAAAACGCGCGGCATGTCGGAGGAGGCGGTCCGGCAACTCGTAGGGGCCAACACCGAGGGGCGGCTGCTCGGCCTGATCGGCGAGCCACGCGTGAACGTGCTGGCGCTCAATCTCGCGCTCGACCGTGTCGTGAAGTAG
- the kdpB gene encoding potassium-transporting ATPase subunit KdpB, which yields MDAMKLQKRASVSAMLDPKVVVPAIRASFVKLDPRLMIKNPVMFVVEIVAALTSVIFLRDLVMGGASLGFTFQIILWLWFTVLFANFAEAVAEGRGKAQADSLRKTRTESQAKLVTGSDKVFKLVPGTSLKVGDIVLVEAGDTIPSDGEVIEGVASVNEAAITGESAPVIRESGGDRSAVTGGTEVLSDRIRVRITAAQGSTFIDRMIKLVEGAERQKTPNEIALNILLAGLTIIFVFATVTIPSYAAYAGGSISVVVLVALFVTLIPTTIGALLSAIGIAGMDRLVRFNVLAMSGRAVEAAGDVDTLLLDKTGTITLGNRQATSFRPVRGVTEQELADAAQLASLADETPEGRSIVVLAKEKYGIRGRDMAELGATFIPFTAQTRMSGVDAGGSSVRKGAVDAMLNYVGGGAPLAVASGNTARAMQPAALSEAGREIQIIADEVSKSGGTPLAVAKDGRLLGIVQLKDIVKGGIRERFAELRRMGIRTIMITGDNPMTAAAIAAEAGVDDFLAQATPEDKLKLIRDEQARGKLVAMCGDGTNDAPALAQADVGVAMNTGTQAAREAGNMVDLDSNPTKLIEVVEIGKQLLMTRGALTTFSIANDVAKYFAIIPAMFLAFYPQLGVINVMNLSSPQSAILSAIIFNALVIIGLIPLALKGVAYRAVGAGALLRRNLLVYGLGGIVIPFIGIKAIDLVVTALHLA from the coding sequence ATGGACGCCATGAAACTGCAAAAGCGCGCCTCCGTTTCGGCGATGCTCGACCCCAAAGTCGTGGTCCCCGCGATCCGCGCTTCTTTCGTCAAGCTCGACCCGCGGCTGATGATCAAGAACCCCGTGATGTTCGTGGTCGAGATCGTGGCCGCGCTCACGTCAGTGATCTTTTTGCGCGACCTCGTCATGGGTGGCGCGAGCCTCGGCTTCACCTTCCAGATCATCCTCTGGCTCTGGTTCACGGTGCTGTTCGCCAATTTCGCCGAGGCGGTGGCCGAGGGGCGGGGCAAGGCGCAGGCCGATTCGCTGCGCAAGACTCGCACCGAAAGCCAGGCTAAACTGGTCACTGGCTCGGACAAGGTGTTCAAGCTGGTGCCGGGCACCAGCCTGAAGGTCGGCGACATCGTGCTGGTGGAGGCCGGCGACACCATCCCCTCGGACGGTGAAGTGATCGAGGGCGTCGCCTCCGTCAACGAGGCCGCCATCACCGGCGAGTCCGCGCCGGTGATCCGCGAATCCGGCGGCGACCGCTCGGCGGTGACCGGCGGCACGGAGGTGCTGTCCGACCGGATCCGGGTGCGCATCACGGCGGCGCAAGGCTCGACCTTCATCGACCGCATGATCAAGCTGGTCGAGGGCGCCGAGCGGCAGAAGACGCCGAACGAGATCGCGCTCAACATCCTGCTCGCCGGCCTCACCATCATCTTCGTGTTCGCCACCGTCACGATCCCGAGCTATGCGGCCTATGCCGGCGGCTCGATCTCGGTGGTCGTACTGGTTGCGCTGTTCGTGACGCTGATCCCGACCACGATCGGTGCACTGCTCTCGGCGATCGGCATCGCCGGCATGGACCGCCTGGTGCGCTTCAATGTGCTGGCGATGTCGGGCCGTGCGGTCGAGGCCGCAGGCGATGTCGACACACTGCTGCTCGACAAGACCGGCACCATCACGCTCGGAAATCGCCAGGCGACCTCCTTCCGCCCCGTGCGCGGCGTGACCGAGCAGGAGCTGGCGGACGCGGCTCAGCTCGCCTCGCTCGCTGATGAGACGCCGGAGGGCCGCTCCATCGTCGTGCTCGCCAAGGAGAAGTACGGCATCCGCGGCCGCGACATGGCCGAGCTGGGCGCCACCTTCATCCCCTTCACGGCGCAGACCCGCATGAGCGGCGTCGATGCCGGCGGTTCGTCGGTGCGCAAGGGTGCGGTCGACGCCATGCTCAACTATGTCGGCGGCGGCGCGCCGCTGGCGGTAGCGTCGGGCAATACGGCGCGCGCAATGCAGCCCGCGGCGCTGTCGGAGGCCGGCCGCGAGATCCAGATCATCGCCGATGAGGTCTCGAAATCCGGCGGCACGCCGCTGGCGGTCGCCAAAGACGGCCGCCTGCTCGGCATCGTCCAGCTCAAGGACATCGTCAAGGGCGGCATCCGTGAGCGCTTTGCGGAGCTGCGCCGCATGGGCATCCGCACCATCATGATAACAGGCGACAACCCGATGACCGCGGCCGCGATCGCCGCCGAAGCCGGCGTCGACGACTTCCTTGCGCAGGCAACGCCCGAGGACAAGCTCAAGCTGATCCGCGACGAGCAGGCCAGGGGCAAGCTGGTGGCCATGTGCGGCGACGGCACCAACGACGCACCGGCGCTGGCGCAGGCCGATGTCGGCGTCGCCATGAACACCGGCACCCAGGCCGCGCGCGAGGCCGGCAACATGGTCGACCTCGATTCCAACCCGACCAAGCTGATCGAGGTGGTCGAGATCGGCAAGCAGCTGTTGATGACGCGCGGCGCGCTGACGACGTTCTCGATCGCCAACGACGTCGCAAAATATTTTGCGATCATCCCGGCGATGTTTTTGGCGTTCTACCCGCAGCTTGGCGTGATCAACGTCATGAACCTGTCGAGCCCGCAGAGCGCCATCCTGTCGGCGATCATCTTCAACGCGCTTGTTATCATCGGCTTGATTCCGCTGGCGCTGAAGGGCGTCGCCTATCGTGCTGTCGGTGCCGGCGCGCTGCTGCGGCGCAACCTCCTGGTCTACGGCCTCGGCGGCATCGTCATTCCCTTCATCGGCATCAAGGCGATCGACCTCGTCGTGACCGCCTTGCACCTGGCCTAG
- a CDS encoding Ku protein translates to MAPRAYWKGTLKLSLVSCPVMLYPATTAAEKTRFHMINRETGNRLKQQMIDSETGDVVESDQKGRGYELRKGKYVEIEPEELEAVQIESNHTIDIDSFVPRDEIDRRYLNHPYYIAPDGKAAIDAFAVIRDAMKDEERVALAKIVLTNREHIMAIEPLGKGLLGTTLRFDYELRDEDQFFDDIKTPKITKDMVELAGHILHKKASHFDPSKFKDEYENALKALVKRKASGKTIELPEPEERPSNVVSLMDALKQSLKGRGGRKTSAKPHARRATGRQRSVRKTHRSAPRHRKAG, encoded by the coding sequence ATGGCCCCGCGCGCTTATTGGAAAGGAACGCTGAAACTGTCGCTGGTCAGTTGTCCCGTCATGCTCTACCCCGCGACGACAGCCGCCGAGAAGACCCGGTTTCACATGATCAACCGGGAGACCGGCAACCGGCTGAAGCAGCAGATGATCGATTCCGAAACCGGCGACGTCGTCGAGAGCGATCAGAAGGGTCGCGGCTACGAGCTGCGCAAGGGCAAATATGTCGAGATCGAACCCGAGGAGCTCGAGGCCGTCCAGATCGAGAGCAACCACACGATCGACATCGACAGCTTCGTGCCGCGTGACGAGATCGACCGGCGTTACCTCAACCATCCCTATTACATCGCGCCCGACGGCAAGGCCGCGATCGACGCCTTCGCTGTCATCCGCGACGCCATGAAGGACGAGGAACGCGTGGCGCTCGCCAAGATCGTGCTCACCAACCGCGAGCACATCATGGCGATCGAGCCGCTCGGAAAGGGTCTGCTCGGCACCACGCTGCGCTTCGACTACGAGCTGCGCGACGAGGACCAATTCTTCGACGACATCAAGACCCCGAAAATCACCAAGGACATGGTCGAGCTCGCCGGTCACATCCTGCACAAGAAGGCGTCGCATTTCGATCCGTCAAAGTTCAAGGACGAATACGAGAATGCGCTGAAGGCCCTGGTCAAGCGCAAGGCGAGCGGCAAGACGATCGAATTGCCGGAGCCGGAGGAGCGGCCGAGCAACGTCGTCAGCCTGATGGACGCGCTGAAGCAGAGTTTGAAGGGGCGCGGTGGAAGGAAGACGTCCGCCAAACCCCACGCCCGCCGCGCGACAGGGCGGCAGCGCAGCGTGCGGAAGACGCATCGATCGGCGCCGCGGCATCGCAAGGCGGGTTAA